A stretch of the Kroppenstedtia eburnea genome encodes the following:
- a CDS encoding spermine/spermidine synthase, whose amino-acid sequence MPLSELPEVIERCQTPRGELQLQRRGRHFELISNGTFLMATYNGDSERALIRSALQNHYSPRRVLIGGLGVGFSLAEALLDPEVDRVTVVEIEPLVIRWYREYFCQHSRNSLEDPRTRLIQADLVEWIGQAKESFDVISLDIDNGPDWTVVESNRGLYTENGIQRLKRLLAPDGIISFWSASPADAFKNRLESFFRVETIAVPHFSGSPDYLFLARA is encoded by the coding sequence ATGCCATTGTCTGAGCTGCCGGAAGTGATCGAACGTTGTCAGACCCCGCGGGGTGAGTTGCAACTTCAGCGCCGGGGGCGTCATTTTGAGCTGATCAGCAATGGGACGTTTCTGATGGCCACTTACAACGGGGACTCGGAACGGGCGCTGATCCGCTCTGCTCTTCAAAATCATTACTCACCGCGCAGGGTGTTGATCGGCGGACTGGGGGTCGGATTCTCCCTGGCCGAGGCTCTTCTCGATCCAGAGGTGGACCGTGTGACGGTGGTGGAGATTGAACCCCTGGTCATCCGTTGGTATCGGGAATACTTCTGCCAACACTCCCGCAATTCATTGGAAGATCCCCGGACACGTCTGATCCAGGCGGATCTGGTGGAATGGATCGGCCAAGCGAAGGAGAGCTTCGATGTCATCAGCCTCGATATTGACAATGGACCGGATTGGACGGTGGTTGAGTCCAATCGGGGATTGTATACCGAAAACGGAATCCAAAGATTGAAGCGACTGCTGGCTCCCGACGGCATCATCTCTTTCTGGAGCGCCTCCCCTGCAGACGCATTTAAAAACCGGCTGGAGTCCTTCTTTCGGGTGGAGACGATTGCCGTCCCCCATTTCAGCGGCTCCCCTGATTATCTGTTTTTGGCCCGGGCGTAG
- a CDS encoding cobyric acid synthase translates to MKKCLMLQGTGSDVGKSVLATAFCRIFRREGHRVLPFKSQNMALNSYVTPDGGEIGRAQGVQAEACGVDATVDMNPILIKPSGERHSQIILRGKPHSHMDAFDFRGEFHRHAWEIVTQSYRRLEQEADLIVIEGAGSPVEVNLKEREIVNMRVARWLEAPVILVADIDRGGVFAQLVGTMELLEPEERELVAGFLINKFRGDPSLMDSGIRWLEERTGKPVLGLIPWLPDLGIEAEDSVALQHRTRREEGEGEILRIAVIRHPRIANFTDVDALEREPDVHLDYVDGTDSLGSADVIILPDSKNVMEDWLHWERRGLPAALRHRMEQGARVVGICGGYQMMGQSIASTCRRHRGLDLFPVTTTYSSEKRAARVKGVVTAVEGLPDRLAGLPVEGYEIHRGVTRPISGSRNRPFLRVGAGESLRDEGQITPDGRHWGTDLHGIFDNDQFRREWLNDIRREKGWPPVEGAIPYRKLREAALDRLADHVQTHTDMDRLYRVLGWTDGPR, encoded by the coding sequence ATGAAGAAATGTTTGATGCTTCAGGGAACGGGTTCCGATGTGGGCAAAAGTGTACTGGCCACGGCTTTTTGCCGGATTTTCCGGCGGGAGGGACACCGGGTGCTTCCCTTTAAGTCGCAAAACATGGCCCTTAATTCCTATGTGACTCCCGACGGTGGGGAGATCGGACGGGCCCAGGGGGTGCAGGCGGAGGCTTGCGGCGTGGATGCCACAGTGGATATGAATCCGATCCTGATCAAACCCTCCGGCGAGAGGCACTCCCAGATCATCCTGCGGGGCAAGCCCCATTCCCATATGGATGCTTTTGATTTCCGGGGAGAGTTTCACCGACATGCCTGGGAAATCGTGACCCAATCCTACCGCCGCCTGGAACAAGAGGCGGATCTGATCGTGATTGAAGGGGCGGGCAGTCCGGTGGAGGTCAACCTGAAAGAGCGGGAGATCGTCAATATGCGGGTGGCCCGGTGGCTGGAGGCCCCGGTGATCCTGGTGGCGGATATCGACCGGGGCGGAGTCTTCGCCCAACTGGTGGGGACGATGGAACTCTTGGAGCCTGAGGAGCGGGAGCTGGTGGCGGGGTTTCTGATCAACAAGTTTCGGGGGGATCCCTCCCTGATGGATTCGGGTATCCGCTGGCTGGAAGAGAGAACCGGCAAACCGGTGTTGGGGTTGATTCCTTGGTTGCCCGATCTTGGCATTGAAGCGGAAGATTCCGTGGCTCTCCAACACCGGACACGAAGGGAAGAGGGGGAAGGGGAGATTCTCCGGATCGCGGTCATCCGCCATCCCCGCATCGCCAACTTCACAGATGTGGATGCCTTGGAACGGGAACCGGATGTTCATCTCGACTATGTGGATGGGACGGACTCCCTCGGCTCCGCCGATGTGATCATTCTGCCGGACAGTAAGAATGTGATGGAAGACTGGCTTCATTGGGAGAGGAGAGGGTTACCCGCCGCACTCCGGCACAGAATGGAGCAGGGTGCGCGGGTGGTGGGCATCTGCGGGGGTTATCAGATGATGGGGCAATCGATTGCATCCACCTGCCGGAGGCACCGTGGCCTGGATCTGTTTCCTGTGACCACAACTTATTCTTCGGAAAAAAGGGCCGCCAGAGTGAAGGGGGTGGTGACCGCCGTTGAGGGTTTGCCGGACCGGCTGGCGGGGCTGCCGGTGGAAGGCTATGAGATCCATAGGGGGGTGACGCGACCGATCTCCGGCAGCAGGAACCGTCCCTTCCTCCGGGTGGGGGCGGGGGAATCCCTCCGTGACGAAGGACAGATCACGCCGGATGGCCGCCATTGGGGAACAGATCTCCACGGAATTTTCGATAATGATCAGTTCCGGAGGGAGTGGCTGAACGACATCCGTCGCGAGAAAGGATGGCCACCGGTGGAAGGGGCGATCCCTTACCGAAAGCTGCGGGAAGCCGCTTTGGATCGGCTGGCGGATCATGTCCAAACCCATACTGATATGGACCGGCTGTACCGGGTGCTGGGTTGGACCGACGGTCCCCGTTGA
- a CDS encoding TAXI family TRAP transporter solute-binding subunit yields the protein MKRYLVVLALAAVLVVSAFGCSSTADPKNPDSIQIATGGTGGVYYPLGGGMAKIFQDKLKVSATAQVTGASIENMQLLSKGEVQVAFTQNDILDYAINGKEVFDKKLDKIQAIGAIYPEIVQIVVPADSKIQSIKDLKGKKVSVGAPGSGNEANSRQILEAAGITYDDIKPELKSYADSADSFKDGLIDAMFVTSGIPNSSVQDIAVSQGVRVISIGDDVKAKLKEKYPFYVDESVPKTTYKGQKEDADTVAVLASLAVNSDLSEDFVYKLTQALFDHLDTLAKQNEKGKEIKAEKALEGITVPLHPGAEKYFKEKGIAK from the coding sequence ATGAAAAGGTATCTTGTGGTCCTGGCTTTGGCAGCGGTTTTGGTCGTCAGTGCCTTCGGATGTTCCTCGACAGCCGATCCGAAAAACCCCGACTCGATTCAAATCGCCACAGGTGGTACCGGTGGGGTTTACTACCCTCTGGGCGGTGGGATGGCCAAGATTTTCCAGGACAAGCTGAAGGTGAGTGCCACGGCCCAGGTGACCGGAGCTTCCATCGAGAATATGCAGCTCCTGTCGAAGGGTGAGGTACAGGTTGCCTTTACACAGAATGATATTTTGGATTACGCCATCAACGGGAAAGAGGTTTTCGATAAAAAACTGGACAAAATTCAGGCGATCGGGGCAATTTATCCCGAAATTGTCCAAATCGTCGTACCGGCTGACAGCAAGATTCAATCGATCAAGGACCTGAAGGGCAAAAAGGTTTCCGTCGGTGCACCGGGCAGCGGGAATGAGGCCAACAGCCGGCAAATTCTTGAAGCGGCGGGAATCACTTATGATGATATCAAGCCGGAACTGAAATCCTATGCCGATTCCGCCGACAGTTTCAAAGACGGTCTGATCGACGCCATGTTTGTCACCTCCGGCATCCCCAACTCTTCGGTGCAGGATATCGCCGTGAGCCAAGGAGTCCGTGTGATCAGCATCGGTGATGACGTGAAAGCGAAGCTGAAAGAGAAATATCCCTTCTATGTTGACGAAAGCGTTCCAAAAACCACCTATAAAGGTCAGAAGGAAGATGCCGATACGGTCGCCGTCCTCGCATCCCTGGCTGTGAACAGTGATTTGAGCGAAGACTTTGTCTACAAATTGACCCAGGCTCTTTTCGATCATCTGGATACACTGGCCAAGCAAAATGAGAAAGGCAAAGAGATCAAAGCCGAGAAGGCCCTCGAAGGAATCACGGTTCCTCTCCATCCCGGGGCGGAGAAATACTTTAAAGAAAAAGGAATCGCTAAATAA
- a CDS encoding ABC transporter ATP-binding protein translates to MIIMTAIVQTEKLTRRFGDKISVNQVDLQVPPGSIYGFLGPNGAGKTTTLKLLLGLLRPTAGSIRIFGERMPEERISVLRQVGSLVESPSYYGHLSGFKNLKIAADLLDLPPQSVKETLELVRLSQDAHRPVKEYSLGMKQRLGIAIALIHKPRLLILDEPTNGLDPAGIQEIRNLIKELPTLYGSTVLVSSHLLTEVEQVATHVGIINQGQLIFQDEIDVLRQQSSPVMLVELEQPAAAYQSLRNQGWRVERNHHTLTIPIQHSKDKARLFQHLQSFSILNVQEKKKSLEEIFIEWTGKGNSL, encoded by the coding sequence ATGATAATCATGACTGCCATCGTTCAAACAGAAAAATTGACCCGACGGTTTGGTGACAAGATCTCCGTCAATCAAGTGGATTTACAGGTTCCCCCAGGCTCCATCTATGGCTTCCTCGGCCCCAACGGGGCCGGCAAAACAACCACACTGAAATTGCTGCTCGGCCTCCTGCGACCGACAGCAGGAAGCATTCGAATCTTCGGGGAACGAATGCCCGAGGAACGAATCTCTGTCCTTCGCCAGGTGGGCTCCTTGGTGGAATCCCCTTCCTACTATGGACACCTGTCCGGTTTCAAAAATTTGAAAATCGCAGCTGACTTACTGGACCTCCCACCTCAATCCGTCAAAGAAACATTGGAGCTGGTCCGGTTAAGTCAAGACGCACACCGTCCCGTAAAAGAGTATTCCCTGGGTATGAAACAACGCCTGGGAATCGCCATCGCCCTCATCCATAAACCGAGACTCTTGATTTTGGATGAGCCCACCAACGGGCTGGACCCCGCCGGGATCCAGGAAATCCGAAACTTAATCAAGGAATTGCCCACCCTCTACGGCTCCACGGTTCTGGTCTCCAGCCACTTGCTGACCGAAGTGGAACAAGTAGCCACCCATGTGGGGATCATCAACCAAGGCCAACTGATCTTCCAAGATGAGATTGATGTCCTGCGGCAACAGAGTTCACCTGTGATGCTGGTGGAGCTGGAGCAACCTGCAGCGGCTTACCAAAGCCTGCGTAATCAAGGGTGGAGGGTGGAAAGGAACCATCATACTTTAACCATCCCCATCCAACATTCCAAGGACAAAGCCCGTCTATTCCAGCATCTTCAGTCCTTCTCCATCCTGAATGTTCAAGAGAAGAAAAAATCATTGGAAGAGATCTTTATTGAATGGACAGGAAAGGGAAACAGCTTATGA
- a CDS encoding sensor histidine kinase has protein sequence MIYHFRTILRFLSLLFLLLLLTLLVYLLGILLISFLHHYFSYRPNSMTYFSMFMMIFSIYIGIMVVYPMVHVIRWLIQLSKGVYEEPPLRKGLLSKFRKNQPKRHFLFFFFGDLFDHMEQLTERLRTSEEERKRLEKQRRDWIAGISHDLKTPLAYIKGYASMMSVSRYNWTETDIQQFSRQIEEKTEEVEQWMKDLNLFVLADQQQLPLQRERISLTPFIKEIVLDLANSPLAEGRHFSFASDAPSLSLVADPRYLKRSVQNLVMNGVLHNPEGTSIHIQVEQKENQACIQVRDDGVGMDRNTLDTYDPQTWCSTLRPSSAGTGLGMIIAKQLIAAHQGKMEVQSEKGEGTTIHVFLPLSV, from the coding sequence ATGATATATCACTTCCGGACCATCTTGCGCTTCTTATCTCTCTTGTTCCTTTTATTGCTTCTTACACTCTTGGTCTACCTGTTGGGCATCCTGCTGATCTCTTTCCTCCATCACTATTTTTCATATCGTCCGAACAGCATGACTTATTTTTCTATGTTTATGATGATCTTCTCAATCTATATAGGCATCATGGTCGTCTACCCCATGGTGCACGTGATTCGATGGCTGATCCAGCTTTCCAAAGGGGTGTACGAAGAACCCCCGTTACGGAAAGGTCTCCTTTCTAAATTCCGTAAAAACCAACCCAAACGACACTTTCTTTTCTTCTTTTTCGGGGACCTGTTTGATCACATGGAACAACTGACGGAACGCCTTCGGACAAGTGAGGAGGAACGGAAGCGACTGGAAAAGCAAAGGCGGGATTGGATCGCTGGTATTTCCCATGATTTGAAGACACCCCTCGCCTATATTAAAGGGTATGCCTCCATGATGTCCGTTTCCCGCTATAACTGGACGGAGACAGACATCCAACAGTTCAGCCGCCAGATCGAAGAAAAAACAGAAGAAGTGGAACAGTGGATGAAGGACCTGAACCTCTTTGTGTTGGCTGATCAGCAGCAGTTGCCCCTGCAAAGGGAAAGGATCTCCTTGACTCCCTTCATAAAGGAAATCGTCCTGGATTTGGCCAACAGCCCCCTGGCCGAAGGCAGGCACTTTTCCTTTGCCTCTGATGCCCCCTCTCTTTCCCTTGTCGCTGATCCCCGCTATCTGAAACGGTCGGTGCAAAACCTGGTGATGAATGGGGTGCTCCATAATCCCGAAGGAACCTCCATTCACATCCAGGTCGAGCAAAAGGAAAATCAGGCCTGCATCCAGGTGAGAGATGACGGAGTGGGGATGGATCGCAATACCCTGGACACGTATGACCCACAGACCTGGTGCTCCACCCTGCGGCCTTCCTCAGCAGGCACCGGACTTGGGATGATCATCGCCAAGCAACTGATCGCTGCCCACCAAGGAAAGATGGAGGTGCAAAGTGAGAAAGGAGAAGGCACGACCATCCACGTTTTTCTTCCCCTCTCTGTTTAA
- a CDS encoding cobyrinate a,c-diamide synthase, with the protein MNLNPPRIVIAGTGSGVGKTTITLGLLSALTRRGIRVQAFKAGPDYLDPGLHRLATGRPSRNLDTWMLGADGMREVFLKGAQGADLCLIEGVMGLFDGKDSRSNEGSTAEIAAELGAPVVLVLDAGAAARSVAAVVRGFQVFDPAVRIGGVILNRVGSEGHHRMLKAAIEGECNVPVLGALHEDASHQLPEGNLGLVPTVDPQGLLAWLERLADKVDETIDLNALLAWARETEDSVKLPDSVRFTHAPPPSSGPVIAVARDEAFHFYYPENLELLQSEGARLRFFSPLAGEELPEYAEGLYIGGGFPEEFAEVLAGQEEVKRSIRDRIEGGLPTYAEGGGFMYLCESLRDRDGRQHPMVGVIPARVEMGSRLSAFGYREVRGSTDTLLLREGETARGHEFHYSRLSESPEWQPAWRTEGLYGAGWEGFSVGRLLATYTHLHFLSHPDMARRWVDACRQYRWERNH; encoded by the coding sequence ATGAATTTAAATCCGCCACGGATCGTGATTGCGGGGACCGGGAGCGGTGTGGGTAAAACCACGATCACACTGGGTCTGCTGTCAGCGCTGACACGTCGGGGTATTCGGGTTCAGGCCTTCAAGGCGGGACCGGATTACCTGGATCCGGGGTTGCACAGGTTGGCGACGGGGCGGCCCTCCCGCAATCTGGATACCTGGATGCTGGGTGCCGATGGGATGCGGGAAGTGTTTCTCAAGGGAGCACAGGGGGCGGATCTCTGTCTGATCGAGGGAGTGATGGGTCTTTTTGATGGCAAAGATTCCCGCAGCAATGAAGGAAGCACGGCGGAAATCGCAGCGGAGTTGGGAGCCCCGGTGGTATTGGTGCTGGATGCAGGCGCCGCCGCCCGGAGTGTCGCGGCGGTGGTCCGGGGATTTCAGGTGTTTGATCCCGCGGTCCGCATCGGAGGGGTGATTCTGAACCGGGTGGGCAGCGAGGGGCACCACCGTATGTTGAAAGCGGCGATTGAAGGGGAATGCAACGTGCCTGTGCTGGGTGCACTTCACGAGGATGCCTCCCACCAACTCCCCGAAGGGAACCTGGGACTGGTCCCGACGGTGGACCCCCAGGGATTGCTGGCATGGTTGGAAAGATTGGCCGACAAGGTGGATGAAACCATCGATCTGAATGCCTTGCTCGCGTGGGCCCGGGAGACGGAGGACTCGGTGAAGCTGCCGGATTCTGTGCGGTTCACCCATGCTCCGCCTCCTTCCTCCGGACCGGTGATCGCTGTGGCCCGGGATGAAGCCTTTCACTTTTACTATCCGGAAAACCTGGAACTGCTTCAATCCGAGGGGGCCCGCCTCCGTTTCTTCAGTCCCCTGGCCGGAGAGGAGCTCCCGGAATATGCGGAGGGTTTGTACATCGGGGGTGGGTTTCCGGAAGAGTTTGCAGAGGTGCTCGCCGGACAGGAAGAAGTGAAGCGCTCGATCCGGGACAGGATCGAAGGGGGGCTGCCCACTTATGCTGAAGGGGGCGGCTTCATGTACCTTTGTGAATCCCTGCGGGATCGGGACGGGAGACAACACCCGATGGTGGGGGTGATCCCGGCCCGGGTGGAAATGGGTTCCCGGTTGTCTGCCTTTGGTTATCGGGAAGTTCGGGGGTCGACGGACACGCTGTTGTTGAGGGAGGGAGAGACGGCACGGGGACATGAGTTTCATTATTCGCGCCTGTCGGAGTCCCCTGAATGGCAGCCGGCCTGGCGGACGGAGGGGTTGTACGGTGCCGGTTGGGAAGGGTTTTCTGTGGGGCGCCTGTTGGCAACGTACACTCACCTTCATTTTTTGTCCCATCCCGACATGGCCCGCCGCTGGGTGGATGCGTGCCGTCAATACCGGTGGGAGAGGAATCACTAG
- a CDS encoding ABC-F family ATP-binding cassette domain-containing protein: MSLIHVENLTHRFGDRTILDRVGFRLLPGEHAGLVGPNGVGKTTFLQILAGTLLPDEGRMDRLPRMRVGVLDQHLNLKRGESIRSFMKTAFADLYEAETELEKVTQKMGKAEGEELERLFKRYTLLLEQLERGDFYTIDSRVEETAAGLGLTSLGLETDVSRLSGGQRTKLLLAKLLLQQPDLLLLDEPTNYLDPAHIDWLAETLRNSPGAFLLISHDREFMDRTAEVIFHLEHRRITRYPGNYTQFLAASELRKQQVHQAYRQQQEEVKRLEDYIRRNKARASTARQAKSREKRLERMERIDPPHSSPPPRFAFSVAIEPVTMVLETKGLTVGYGKPLYPAVDLQIKRGEKVALVGRNGVGKTTTLRTLLGEISPLSGQLRLGDRVKPAFFVQEEHAPSTHTAMDEVWAAFPHRTRKEIRQALARCGIRGEHLMQPLSSLSGGERSRVRLCKLMLTPANWLVLDEPTNHLDAAAKEALRDALRTYPGTVLLVSHESDFHEGWTDQVWDLEQWRKGVSS, from the coding sequence ATGAGCTTGATTCACGTGGAAAACCTCACCCATCGATTCGGCGACCGGACCATCCTCGACCGGGTTGGGTTCCGGTTGCTGCCGGGGGAGCATGCGGGGCTGGTCGGTCCCAACGGAGTGGGAAAAACGACATTTTTGCAGATTCTGGCAGGAACCCTGCTGCCGGACGAAGGCAGGATGGACCGTCTCCCGCGGATGCGTGTGGGTGTCTTGGATCAACATCTGAATCTGAAACGGGGCGAAAGCATCCGTTCCTTTATGAAGACGGCTTTTGCCGATCTTTATGAAGCGGAAACGGAGTTGGAGAAGGTCACACAAAAGATGGGCAAAGCCGAAGGTGAAGAACTGGAACGCCTGTTTAAACGGTACACCCTGCTGCTGGAACAGCTGGAAAGAGGGGATTTTTACACCATCGACTCCCGGGTGGAAGAGACCGCCGCCGGTCTGGGTCTGACTTCCCTCGGGTTGGAAACTGACGTCAGCCGGCTGTCAGGGGGACAACGGACCAAATTGCTGCTCGCCAAATTACTGTTGCAGCAACCGGATCTGTTGCTGTTGGATGAGCCGACCAATTACCTGGACCCGGCCCATATTGACTGGCTTGCCGAGACCCTGCGGAACTCTCCGGGGGCATTTCTGCTCATTTCCCATGACCGGGAGTTTATGGACCGGACAGCGGAGGTGATCTTTCATCTGGAGCATCGGCGGATCACCCGCTACCCCGGAAATTACACACAGTTTTTGGCCGCCTCTGAACTGCGGAAGCAGCAGGTACACCAGGCATACCGGCAACAACAGGAGGAAGTGAAGCGGTTGGAGGATTACATCCGGCGGAACAAGGCGCGGGCATCAACAGCCCGGCAAGCGAAGAGTCGGGAAAAACGGCTGGAGCGGATGGAACGGATCGATCCGCCGCACTCATCCCCCCCGCCCAGGTTTGCCTTTTCCGTCGCCATCGAGCCGGTGACGATGGTGTTGGAAACGAAAGGATTAACCGTTGGATACGGCAAACCCTTGTATCCCGCCGTCGATTTGCAAATCAAGCGCGGCGAAAAGGTGGCCCTCGTCGGCCGTAACGGTGTCGGCAAAACGACCACCCTGCGCACGTTGCTCGGGGAAATAAGCCCCCTGTCCGGACAACTCCGGCTGGGAGACCGCGTCAAACCCGCTTTCTTTGTCCAGGAAGAGCATGCCCCATCCACCCATACAGCCATGGATGAGGTGTGGGCCGCTTTTCCACATCGGACCCGAAAAGAGATCCGCCAGGCTCTGGCGCGCTGCGGAATCCGGGGGGAACATCTCATGCAGCCCCTCTCCTCCCTGAGCGGAGGAGAACGGAGCCGGGTCCGCCTCTGCAAGCTGATGCTCACCCCGGCCAACTGGCTGGTGCTGGATGAGCCCACCAACCACCTGGACGCCGCCGCCAAAGAGGCTTTGCGGGATGCTCTGCGAACTTACCCCGGCACAGTTCTCCTCGTCTCCCATGAATCCGATTTTCATGAAGGCTGGACCGATCAGGTATGGGATCTGGAACAATGGCGGAAGGGAGTCTCATCCTGA
- a CDS encoding response regulator transcription factor, which produces MTPRILLVDDEEGLLEMIRLLLEREGYSRIDTATKGQQARDLIDQNDYDLIVLDVMLPDGSGFDLCQEIRKTSKVPILFLTSRTADMDILVGFGYGGDDYVTKPFHALELVARIKALLRRHRYFQEQLAQQQPEVLDYGDFQVIRSAGELQVKGKPVDCSAREFQLLLFFCDHPHHIFNVSELYEKVWKQEAIGEEKTVVMHISRLRKKIEQNPKQPRFLINVRGLGYKFVPPRKEGMR; this is translated from the coding sequence GTGACGCCTCGCATTCTGCTTGTGGATGATGAGGAGGGCTTGTTGGAGATGATCCGTCTCTTGTTGGAGCGGGAGGGGTATTCCCGTATTGATACAGCGACGAAGGGTCAACAAGCTCGGGATCTCATCGACCAAAATGACTACGATTTGATCGTTTTGGACGTAATGTTGCCCGATGGCAGTGGTTTTGACCTCTGTCAGGAGATCCGTAAAACGTCTAAAGTGCCGATTCTGTTTCTCACTTCCCGCACAGCGGATATGGATATACTGGTCGGATTTGGGTACGGGGGAGATGATTATGTCACAAAGCCTTTTCATGCCCTGGAGCTGGTTGCCAGAATCAAGGCCCTTCTGCGACGGCACCGATATTTTCAAGAGCAATTGGCACAGCAACAGCCGGAGGTACTGGATTACGGAGACTTCCAAGTGATTCGCTCCGCCGGAGAGTTGCAAGTGAAAGGAAAGCCGGTGGACTGCTCGGCCCGGGAATTTCAGCTCCTGCTCTTCTTTTGTGATCATCCCCATCATATCTTCAATGTCTCCGAGTTGTATGAGAAAGTGTGGAAACAGGAAGCCATCGGGGAAGAAAAAACCGTTGTTATGCATATTTCCCGTCTGCGCAAGAAAATCGAACAAAATCCCAAACAACCCCGCTTTCTCATCAATGTCCGGGGGTTGGGGTACAAGTTTGTTCCACCGCGTAAGGAGGGGATGAGATGA
- a CDS encoding glycerate kinase, which produces MVIAPDSFKGSMSSREAAERVRAGVARVFPVWETTVVPMADGGEGTVEAILAVIGGRRMTARVKDPLGRSIEAEWGYCEKRGLAVIETAAASGLALLKEPDPARASTYGTGQLLKQALDHGVREVVIGLGGSATVDAGTGFFAALGVRFYDGQGELLEPAGGNLGEIDRIDGSGLDPRLQKVRITIASDVTHPLLGPEGAIHVFGPQKGIQAEELDRFEEGMGRFAERLVRVTGRDHRWTPGSGAAGGFGFSLLSLLNVEWGSGLDLIAAWGHLEEKIRQADLVITGEGRMDRQSLYGKVPVGIARIAARHEIPVVAFTGQIQGDLTEAEETGISVILPITEGPISLEDAMRQGPDLLERAACRFAQVWRLGESRGVKR; this is translated from the coding sequence GTGGTGATTGCACCGGATTCCTTCAAGGGGTCCATGAGCAGCCGGGAGGCGGCGGAGCGGGTCCGGGCGGGTGTGGCGCGGGTGTTTCCCGTCTGGGAGACGACGGTGGTTCCGATGGCTGACGGCGGTGAGGGGACGGTGGAAGCGATCCTGGCGGTGATCGGGGGGCGAAGGATGACAGCCAGGGTGAAGGATCCCCTCGGCAGGAGCATCGAGGCGGAATGGGGGTATTGTGAAAAAAGAGGTCTGGCCGTGATCGAGACGGCGGCCGCTTCGGGGTTGGCTCTGTTAAAGGAACCGGATCCCGCCCGGGCCTCCACCTATGGTACGGGACAGTTGTTAAAACAAGCCCTGGACCACGGTGTGCGGGAAGTGGTGATCGGCCTTGGGGGCAGTGCCACGGTGGATGCGGGAACCGGATTTTTCGCCGCCCTGGGGGTTCGCTTTTACGATGGACAGGGAGAGTTGTTGGAACCGGCCGGGGGAAACCTGGGGGAGATCGATCGCATCGATGGGTCCGGACTGGATCCCCGGTTGCAAAAAGTCCGGATCACCATCGCCTCTGATGTGACTCATCCCCTGCTGGGACCGGAGGGGGCGATCCATGTCTTCGGCCCGCAAAAAGGAATTCAAGCGGAAGAGCTGGACCGCTTTGAGGAGGGGATGGGCCGGTTTGCGGAGCGCCTGGTCCGGGTGACGGGGCGGGATCACCGGTGGACTCCGGGGAGCGGGGCCGCCGGGGGCTTCGGTTTTTCCCTGCTCTCCCTGCTCAATGTCGAATGGGGGAGTGGGTTGGATCTGATCGCCGCTTGGGGTCATCTGGAAGAAAAAATACGACAGGCGGACCTGGTGATCACCGGGGAAGGACGGATGGACCGGCAGTCCCTGTACGGCAAGGTTCCTGTCGGTATCGCCCGGATCGCCGCCCGGCACGAAATCCCCGTAGTCGCCTTCACCGGACAGATACAAGGAGACCTGACCGAAGCGGAAGAAACCGGGATCTCGGTCATTCTCCCCATCACAGAGGGGCCGATCTCCCTGGAGGATGCGATGCGACAGGGGCCGGATCTCCTGGAGAGAGCCGCTTGCCGCTTTGCGCAGGTTTGGCGGTTGGGGGAGTCAAGGGGCGTAAAAAGGTGA
- a CDS encoding DUF1850 domain-containing protein yields the protein MRLWMQKRYLYYGIGAGVILFLLLGTWPMATTLTLSSNKEGTSLWSHPVSPGDRFIIRFTHSVDKTDVDEVIRVGKEDLIIDSTVYQSFGAGLPSTLHGEETMELEDGKMRIDHLNRPQKSIDLFIGQVVANHRLVVDGKVIPLKKLSPPGTSVRLSVERENLFSYLRRCLSSGGTLAFSD from the coding sequence ATGAGGTTGTGGATGCAAAAACGATATTTATATTATGGGATCGGTGCAGGGGTGATCCTGTTTCTCCTGTTAGGGACCTGGCCGATGGCCACAACCCTGACTCTCTCTTCAAATAAAGAGGGAACATCGCTGTGGAGTCATCCTGTTTCCCCCGGCGATCGATTCATCATCCGCTTCACTCATTCCGTGGATAAAACCGACGTGGATGAGGTGATCCGGGTGGGGAAGGAGGATCTGATTATCGACTCCACTGTCTACCAATCTTTCGGGGCGGGTTTACCCTCGACTCTTCACGGCGAAGAGACGATGGAGCTGGAGGATGGGAAAATGAGAATCGATCATCTCAACCGCCCACAGAAAAGCATCGATCTCTTTATCGGCCAGGTGGTGGCCAATCACAGACTGGTAGTGGACGGAAAGGTGATCCCTCTTAAAAAACTGAGCCCCCCGGGGACGTCGGTCCGGCTGTCCGTTGAACGGGAGAATCTGTTCTCTTATCTCAGGAGGTGTCTGTCCAGTGGCGGAACACTCGCATTCTCAGACTGA